One region of Bubalus bubalis isolate 160015118507 breed Murrah chromosome 15, NDDB_SH_1, whole genome shotgun sequence genomic DNA includes:
- the PPDPFL gene encoding pancreatic progenitor cell differentiation and proliferation factor-like protein, with product MASVPSAGCLLARNQYYRKASVSSGTYLTGPDSANFVGDDKAQLGLPEVAESTWWFKSFFQSVPVLSNVKGEDQSACGGNGPGSRSKVPLGTNNHSLLQQEESQLLGEMADSGTVNRFRNSKTVKDKPGPFHGAPKDTNSPQ from the exons ATGGCATCCGTGCCTTCCGCTGGTTGTCTTCTGGCCAGAAATCAGTATTATCGAA AGGCCAGTGTTTCTTCAGGCACCTATTTAACTGGCCCTGATTCTGCCAACTTCGTAGGTGATGACAAAGCCCAGCTAG GATTACCCGAAGTGGCAGAATCCACCTGGTGGTTTAAATCCTTTTTTCAATCTGTTCCTGTGCTTTCAAATGTAAAAGGTGAAGACCAGTCTGCTTGTGG GGGGAATGGACCAGGAAGCAGAAGCAAGGTACCTTTAGGAACAAATAACCACTCTCTACTCCAACAAGAGGAATCacagctccttggagaaatggctgattctggAACAGTAAACAGATTCCGGAACAGTAAAACAGTAAAAGACAAGCCCGGACCATTTCATGGTGCCCCCAAAGATACAAATTCCCCCCAATGA